The following are encoded in a window of Esox lucius isolate fEsoLuc1 chromosome 14, fEsoLuc1.pri, whole genome shotgun sequence genomic DNA:
- the LOC109616551 gene encoding uncharacterized protein LOC109616551, translating into MSDRDEGTVYDSFQLRNQWENRAKQFSEKEQQEMARQGKSALNGLYKKWQSSLANKNGTKIAEKKGSCNDMSDFRKVVVIPDTDVHNNKAMFKVIPPPKIPKPLPPPPTKKIPPKRAKPQVIKPSGGWNESWKCLKPPEQEVLSQEKRWRDFKGDRYLPLSDWARPFRCRPLLFSNMLHQQTEYWQLIWSSFSREQNKKLLKAKHLVDEVNHQGWENAWKTFKPSSEKLIVPETVKLKVFLPGWDESWKVACFTVQNSVQCLKEWHASWRSCQEHNWGTRDSQLMSKWMLSSELLGSQLDEEIPILSKWMVSWKSVKPQPQSQESQMDTKETESEVHFSNVPLHLQFHKLNTPFSNWHLSWKVSTVDNDVNGGGWKSSWKICRHNLNINDTKSQRDVVCFSTKHEIQRFLGIHCMIWGEWSEGWKTIKPLCYTETKEEENENLEDSYNDFSKHVSYLIEVPSNDWVESWRFKPDKLCTTLPKREQPLAQKPKENLRVNTSSPLQLYKDIFIQASWGDSWKCLKPPKKEVQFQKNNLRGFKQDRDLTLNEWAKPFKCRPLMLSHMLHKQTTLWHQNWSTFNWKQRNILLNAKPLGNDTNLPEWKDCWKTSKPLIKQHSKKQIITEKGKQNPFMPGWTESWKIAGENIQISSPYLKDWHTSWSFYHKQHSFTAFTNSQNYLHLPVSPNSKLSNELLCFQLDKNISSFPEWRESWKTVKSQPHLQSEPNKMSHAPLHLQFNKINNTTFSSWSKSWRILPTESEDEQQREWNDCWKIYIQNRNDTEDIVFLPSKHKTHRFLGVQHFKNSVPQNDWSESWMTKQKQQQMEDWTGSWRLCVDPKSKNFISITQWRNSWKLSNPNYPHQFNQEAHTHNGPKYHRHLEKVELNKAEWSSSWKYFKSDYLESNT; encoded by the exons ATGTCAGACAGGGATGAGGGTACAGTGTATGACAGCTTCCAACTCCGGAACCAATGGGAGAACAGAGCTAAGCAGTTCAGTGAAAAAGAACAACAAGAGATGGCGAGACAAGGAAAGAGTGCCCTAAATGG GCTTTACAAAAAATGGCAGTCTAGCCTGGCAAACAAAAATGGCACTAAAATAGCGGAGAAGAAAGGAAGTTGCAATGACATGTCTGACTTCCGAAAGGTTGTGGTGATTCCTGACACTGATGTTCACAACAATAAGGCAATGTTTAAAGTGATACCTCCTCCAAAGATACCCAAACCCCTTCCACCACCACCAACTAAAAAGATACCACCCAAGAGGGCGAAGCCTCAGGTCATCAAACCATCAGGGGGCTGGAATGAATCATGGAAGTGCCTAAAGCCCCCAGAGCAGGAAGTTCTGTCTCAGGAAAAACGGTGGAGGGATTTTAAGGGGGATAGATACCTACCTCTCAGCGACTGGGCAAGGCCCTTCAGGTGTCGACCACTGTTGTTTAGTAACATGCTTCACCAGCAAACAGAGTACTGGCAGCTGATATGGTCATCGTTCAGCcgggaacaaaacaaaaaactcttGAAAGCTAAGCACTTGGTGGATGAAGTAAACCATCAAGGGTGGGAGAATGCTTGGAAGACATTCAAACCTTCATCAGAAAAGCTGATTGTTCCAGAAACTGTAAAGCTCAAAGTATTTTTGCCAGGGTGGGACGAATCTTGGAAAGTTGCATGTTTCACAGTCCAAAACAGTGTTCAATGTCTGAAGGAATGGCATGCATCCTGGAGATCCTGCCAAGAACACAACTGGGGCACTAGGGACTCCCAGTTGATGTCAAAATGGATGCTGTCCAGTGAGCTTTTGGGCTCTCAGCTAGATGAAGAGATTCCAATTTTATCAAAGTGGATGGTGTCGTGGAAATCTGTGAAACCTCAGCCCCAGTCCCAAGAGTCCCAGATGGACACCAAAGAGACTGAATCAGAGGTTCATTTTTCCAATGTGCCACTGCATCTCCAGTTCCACAAACTTAACACACCCTTCTCAAACTGGCACTTGTCTTGGAAAGTTTCAACTGTCGATAATGATGTAAATGGAGGAGGATGGAAGAGTTCCTGGAAGATATGTAGACATAATCTAAATATAAATGACACAAAATCCCAAAGAGATGTTGTGTGTTTCTCAACTAAGCATGAGATCCAAAGGTTCCTGGGTATTCACTGCATGATCTGGGGTGAATGGTCTGAAGGCTGGAAGACCATCAAGCCTCTCTGTTACACTGAGACAAAGGAGGAGGAAAATGAAAACCTAGAAGATAGCTATAATGATTTCTCTAAACATGTGTCATATCTTATAGAGGTTCCTTCAAATGATTGGGTAGAGTCATGGAGATTTAAGCCAGATAAACTGTGCACCACCTTGCCCAAGAGGGAACAGCCACTAGCCCAAAAACCAAAAGAGAATCTGCGAGTCAACACATCATCACCTCTTCAACTgtacaaagacatttttataCAGGCAAGCTGGGGTGATTCCTGGAAGTGTCTAAAGCCCCCAAAGAAGGAAGTCCAATTTCAGAAGAACAATTTGAGAGGATTTAAGCAAGATAGAGACCTAACTCTCAATGAATGGGCAAAGCCCTTCAAGTGTCGACCACTAATGTTGAGTCACATGCTCCATAAACAAACAACTTTGTGGCATCAGAATTGGTCAACGTTCAACTGGAAACAAAGAAACATATTACTTAATGCAAAGCCATTGGGCAATGACACAAACCTTCCAGAGTGGAAGGATTGTTGGAAGACTAGCAAGCCTTTAATCAAGCAACACTCTAAGAAACAGATAATCACAGAAAAGGGAAAGCAAAACCCATTCATGCCAGGTTGGACAGAATCTTGGAAGATTGCAggtgaaaatatccaaatcaGTTCTCCATATCTGAAGGACTGGCATACATCCTGGAGTTTCTATCACAAACAACATTCATTCACAGCCTTTACAAACTCCCAGAATTATCTGCATCTACCAGTATCACCAAATTCCAAGCTTTCCAATGAGCTGTTATGCTTTCAGCTTGATAAAAATATTTCCTCCTTTCCAGAGTGGAGAGAGTCTTGGAAAACTGTGAAATCTCAACCTCATCTCCAGTCTGAGCCTAATAAGATGTCACATGCACCACTGCATCTCCAGTTCAATAAGATTAACAACACAACTTTCTCATCCTGGAGCAAGTCATGGAGAATTTTACCTACAGAAAGTGAAGATGAACAACAGAGAGAATGGAATGATTGCTGGAAGATATATATTCAAAATAGAAATGACACTGAAGACATTGTGTTTCTACCCAGTAAACATAAGACTCACAGGTTTCTGGgtgttcaacattttaaaaacagtgtGCCTCAGAATGATTGGTCTGAATCCTGGATGACAAAGCAGAAACAACAGCAGATGGAGGACTGGACAGGTTCATGGAGATTATGCGTTGACCCAAAGTCCAAAAACTTTATATCAATAACTCAGTGGAGAAACTCGTGGAAACTCTCAAACCCAAATTACCCACATCAATTTAACcaggaagcacacacacacaatggtccAAAATACCACAGGCACCTCGAAAAGGTTGAACTGAATAAGGCAGAATGGAGCAGCTCCTGGAAGTACTTCAAGTCAGATTATCTGGAATCCAATACATAG
- the LOC105026689 gene encoding titin translates to MSSDRAKASVFGKGIAFDPCQLQDPWENREKKISEKAQPQKRVLNGRIKEAKKNASTSLTKIGKVRRMVYCPLLKRFRLEPPLDAPPPPPPPPPPPKKTPQRVTPKPVVKKPAPPEVPPPLPKVILSYKDVLRRSELKWWRGVRDRELPIGPGEWSKPFKCRPLLLSQTLYNQTICWQQGWSNLSREPSNKPLKIKYWPDKVNRKKWRDSWKMSKPLSKQCTDNKRIAEKLREWQNRLAMRRNSSTKAAEKILKGSEMSEMATPLKLVKPESPKSPTLVKKHESRLLSMMERNDPEENKPIKNRSVHSPILQPEKVSTPKNTQPLSPQPGENKPITTINAQPLSPQPGENRPGTMINVQPLSTKSEEYRPITPISTQPLFPQPEENSPTTPISTQPLFPQPEENSPTTPVSTQPLFPQPEENSPTTPISTQPLFPQPEENSPITPVSTQPLFPQPEENSPITPISTQPLFPQPEENSPITPISTQPLFPQPEENSTITPVSTQALFPKPEENSPITSISTQPLFPQTEENSPITLISTQPLFPQPEEKKLHTRILSPPQDDTVNIPLCKKVWRPAEPSFKCQTENQMIRKETGKKRMDDYNPGSRNIVVSLHNGAETDAAPLEARFNDQGKVVLSARQCYKNQEPPKNLLLDSQKKTSVLSDVLDLDEWSESWRTQPVLLNINKQSFLETWENKWPEFMDEPSDKLLNAKTLDDDVNLVEWEDAWKTPKRVTEDFTMTETAKSNSLPGWREARRLSDENVSNNPPALKDWRESWSFCQEHRWWKVSMDSHMSKQLFYHLRKKGGGLFLFCFLLLFVCFLGYNTEWRP, encoded by the exons ATGTCATCAGACAGAGCTAAAGCGTCCGTCTTTGGTAAAGGGATCGCTTTCGACCCCTGCCAGTTGCAAGACCCATgggaaaacagagaaaagaagATCAGTGAGAAGGCACAGCCACAAAAGAGAGTTTTGAATGG ACGTATTAAAGAGGCCAAAAAAAATGCATCAACATCATTGACAAAAATTGGGAAGGTCAGAAGGATGGTATATTGCCCTTTACTGAAAAGATTTAGGCTTGAACCTCCACTAGACGCACCTccgccaccacctccaccacccccGCCACCCAAAAAAACACCTCAACGGGTGACTCCCAAGCCAGTGGTGAAGAAGCCCGCCCCACCCGAAGTACCACCTCCATTGCCCAAAGTAATTCTATCTTACAAAGATGTTCTAAGACGGTCTGAGTTAAAATGGTGGAGGGGTGTTAGGGATAGAGAACTACCGATTGGTCCAGGTGAATGGTCCAAGCCCTTTAAATGTCGACCACTGCTGCTCAGTCAAACTCTTTACAACCAAACTATTTGCTGGCAGCAGGGATGGTCAAATTTAAGCCGGGAACCAAGTAATAAACCTTTGAAAATTAAATATTGGCCTGACAAAGTAAACCGTAAAAAGTGGAGGGATTCGTGGAAGATGTCTAAGCCATTATCAAAACAGTGCACAGACAACAAGAGGATtgcagaaaaattaagagagtGGCAGAATCGCTTGGCAATGAGAAGAAATAGTTCTACTAAGGCAGCAGAAAAGATATTGAAAGGCAGTGAAATGTCTGAAATGGCAACTCCTCTTAAGTTAGTTAAGCCTGAGTCACCCAAATCCCCAACACTAGTCAAGAAACATGAATCACGTCTTCTGTCAATGATGGAGaggaatgatccagaggaaaaTAAACCCATCAAAAACAGGAGTGTACATTCTCCAATCCTACAACCAGAGAAGGTCAGcacacccaaaaacacacagcctttaTCCCCACAACCAGGAGAGAATAAGCCTATCACAACAATTAATGCACAGCCTCTATCCCCACAACCAGGGGAAAATAGGCCTGGCACAATGATAAATGTACAGCCTCTTTCCACAAAATCAGAGGAGTACAGGCCCATCACACCCATAAGTACACAGCCTCTATTTCCCCAACCAGAGGAGAATAGCCCCACCACTCCAATAAGTACACAGCCTCTATTTCCCCAACCAGAGGAGAATAGCCCCACCACACCCGTAAGTACACAGCCTCTATTTCCCCAACCAGAGGAGAATAGCCCCACCACACCCATAAGTACACAGCCTCTATTTCCCCAACCAGAGGAGAATAGCCCCATCACACCCGTAAGTACACAGCCTCTATTTCCCCAACCAGAGGAGAATAGCCCCATCACACCCATAAGTACACAGCCTCTATTTCCCCAACCAGAAGAGAATAGCCCCATCACACCCATAAGTACACAGCCTCTATTTCCCCAACCAGAGGAGAATAGCACCATCACACCCGTAAGTACACAGGCTCTATTTCCCAAACCAGAGGAGAATAGCCCCATCACATCCATAAGTACACAGCCTCTATTTCCCCAAACAGAGGAGAATAGCCCCATCACACTCATAAGTACACAGCCTCTATTTCCCCAACCAGAGGAGAAGAAGCTGCATACCAGGATACTGTCACCTCCTCAGGATGACACAGTAAATATTCCATTGTGTAAGAAAGTTTGGAGACCAGCCGAGCCGTCATTCAAATGCCAAACAGAGAACCAGATGATAAGAAAAGAAACAGGAAAGAAAAGGATGGATGATTACAATCCTGGTTCCAGAAACATTGTAGTCAGCTTACACAATGGGGCTGAAACTGATGCAGCACCTTTGGAGGCCAGGTTTAATGATCAGGGCAAGGTGGTACTTTCAGCCAGACAATGCTACAAGAATCAAGAACCACCCAAGAATTTGCTGCTTGATTCccaaaaaaaaacttcagttTTGTCAGACGTACTTGATCTGGATGAATGGTCAGAATCCTGGAGGACTCAGCCAGTATTGTTGAACATTAACAAGCAATCTTTTCTGGAGACTTGGGAGAATAAATGGCCTGAATTCATGGATGAACCAAGTGATAAACTGCTAAATGCTAAGACTTTGGATGACGATGTCAATCTTGTAGAATGGGAGGATGCTTGGAAGACCCCAAAACGGGTCACAGAGGACTTCACGATGACAGAAACTGCAAAGTCCAACAGCTTGCCAGGTTGGAGAGAAGCTAGGAGGCTCTCAGatgaaaatgtttcaaacaATCCCCCGGCTTTGAAGGACTGGCGTGAGTCATGGAGTTTCTGCCAAGAACACCGCTGGTGGAAGGTTTCCATGGACTCTCATATGTCAAAACAACTTTTTTACCATCTGAGGAAAAAGGGCGGagggctgtttttgttttgttttttgttgttgtttgtttgttttcttggaTACAATACAGAATGGCGACCATAA